A stretch of Acidovorax sp. RAC01 DNA encodes these proteins:
- a CDS encoding formimidoylglutamate deiminase: MTAADSACSLFAADALLPTGWARNVLVQWDGAGRVTHVVPDTAAPAGVAQAAGPLLPGMPNLHSHAFQRAFAGLTEYRGEAQDSFWSWRNLMYRFAQRITPEALEAIATWLYIEMLEAGYTSVCEFHYVHHDTDGRPYADDATLSLALLRAAHTAGIHITLLPVLYQTSGFGAKPPRADQARFIRSTDNMLSLLERLAPACRAQEAILGMAPHSLRAVPADSLTAAVQGLTALNPHAPIHIHIAEQTQEVDDCIAWSGQRPVQWLLEHAPVDARWCLVHATHMTPTEYAAAAATGAVAGICPTTEANLGDGIFDMPLWLQHGGRWGVGSDSHACVNAAEELLMLEYGQRLVRRQRNVLATPAQPEVATAMALQAVQGGAQASGRLGDGQTAGIAVGQRADWVVLDAQAVALRGLPAPAMLSAHVFASHRTSAIHSVWAGGQCRVAGGRHALHDRAAGAFVAARATTIDAR; this comes from the coding sequence ATGACCGCTGCCGACAGCGCCTGCAGCCTCTTCGCGGCCGATGCGCTGCTGCCCACCGGCTGGGCGCGCAATGTGCTGGTGCAGTGGGACGGGGCAGGGCGTGTTACCCACGTCGTGCCCGATACCGCTGCACCCGCTGGTGTGGCGCAGGCCGCAGGGCCGCTGCTGCCCGGCATGCCCAACCTGCACTCCCACGCCTTCCAGCGCGCGTTTGCGGGCCTGACCGAATACCGGGGCGAGGCGCAGGACAGCTTCTGGAGCTGGCGCAACCTGATGTACCGATTTGCCCAGCGCATCACGCCCGAGGCGCTGGAGGCCATAGCCACCTGGCTCTACATCGAGATGCTGGAGGCGGGCTACACCTCGGTGTGCGAGTTCCACTACGTGCACCACGACACCGATGGCCGCCCGTATGCCGACGACGCCACGCTGTCGCTGGCGCTGCTGCGGGCCGCGCACACCGCGGGCATCCACATCACGCTGCTGCCAGTGCTGTACCAGACCAGCGGTTTCGGCGCGAAGCCGCCGCGTGCAGACCAGGCCCGGTTTATCCGCAGTACTGACAACATGCTCTCATTATTGGAGCGCCTTGCACCCGCCTGCCGTGCCCAGGAGGCCATTTTGGGCATGGCCCCGCACTCGCTGCGCGCCGTGCCGGCCGACAGCCTGACCGCTGCGGTGCAGGGCCTGACTGCCCTGAACCCCCATGCCCCCATCCACATCCACATTGCAGAGCAGACGCAGGAGGTCGATGACTGCATTGCCTGGAGCGGACAGCGCCCCGTGCAGTGGCTGCTGGAGCACGCGCCGGTAGACGCGCGCTGGTGCCTGGTCCATGCCACCCACATGACACCCACCGAATACGCGGCCGCTGCCGCCACCGGTGCGGTGGCCGGCATCTGCCCCACCACCGAGGCCAACCTGGGCGACGGCATTTTCGACATGCCCCTGTGGTTACAGCATGGTGGGCGCTGGGGCGTGGGCTCCGACAGCCATGCCTGCGTGAATGCCGCCGAAGAGCTGCTGATGCTGGAATACGGCCAGCGCCTGGTGCGCCGCCAGCGCAATGTGCTGGCCACGCCCGCCCAGCCCGAGGTGGCCACGGCCATGGCGCTGCAGGCGGTGCAGGGCGGGGCGCAGGCATCGGGGCGGCTGGGGGATGGCCAGACAGCCGGCATTGCCGTGGGCCAGCGCGCCGACTGGGTGGTGCTGGATGCGCAGGCTGTGGCGCTGCGCGGTCTGCCCGCGCCTGCGATGCTGTCGGCGCATGTGTTTGCCAGCCACCGCACGTCTGCGATCCACAGCGTGTGGGCTGGAGGCCAGTGCCGCGTGGCCGGGGGGCGACATGCGCTGCACGACCGCGCCGCCGGTGCCTTTGTGGCCGCACGGGCCACCACCATCGACGCCCGTTGA
- the hutC gene encoding histidine utilization repressor, with protein sequence MSARPSRHTPAAAARRATPTKAAPAVAAPAPAMALYEQIKDHISRKIQEGVWRAGDRLPSENELVTQFGISRMTVNRALRELVEQGRIVRVAGVGSFVAEDKPQSTLLQIANLASEIRQRGHDYRCDVLAVERISATLEVAAALDLRTGESVFHSLCIHREDGLPVQLEDRHVNPRQVPQFAAQDFTQLQPSEYLVRNVPFDQIEHVVDAVMPTAEQAALLEMSVQEPCLLLTRRTWARGVPITVVRCLHPATRYRLGSRFRADGNPVA encoded by the coding sequence ATGAGCGCCCGTCCATCCCGCCACACCCCAGCTGCTGCAGCACGCCGTGCCACGCCCACCAAGGCAGCGCCTGCAGTGGCTGCGCCCGCACCGGCCATGGCGCTGTACGAGCAGATCAAGGACCATATCTCGCGCAAGATCCAGGAAGGCGTCTGGCGCGCGGGCGACCGCCTGCCGTCCGAGAACGAGCTGGTCACCCAGTTCGGCATCTCGCGCATGACGGTGAACCGCGCGCTGCGCGAGCTGGTGGAGCAGGGCCGCATCGTGCGTGTGGCGGGCGTGGGCAGCTTTGTGGCCGAAGACAAGCCGCAATCCACGCTGCTGCAGATTGCCAACCTGGCCAGCGAAATCCGCCAGCGCGGGCACGATTACCGCTGCGATGTGCTGGCGGTCGAGCGCATCTCGGCCACACTGGAAGTGGCCGCGGCGCTGGACCTGCGCACGGGCGAGTCGGTGTTCCATTCGCTGTGCATCCACCGCGAAGACGGCCTGCCCGTACAGCTGGAAGACCGCCACGTGAACCCGCGCCAGGTGCCGCAGTTTGCCGCGCAGGATTTCACGCAACTGCAACCGTCGGAATACCTGGTGCGCAACGTGCCCTTCGACCAGATCGAGCATGTGGTCGACGCCGTCATGCCCACCGCCGAGCAGGCCGCGCTGCTGGAAATGTCAGTGCAGGAGCCCTGCCTGCTGCTCACCCGCCGCACCTGGGCACGCGGCGTGCCGATCACCGTGGTGCGCTGCCTGCACCCTGCCACCCGTTACCGCCTGGGCAGCCGTTTCCGGGCGGATGGAAACCCTGTCGCGTGA
- the hutU gene encoding urocanate hydratase — translation MNANDAIIAATASSSTDPRHDPARVIRAPRGNQLTCKSWLTEAAYRMIQNNLDPEVAERPQDLVVYGGIGRAARNWECFDQILASLKELNDDETLLIQSGKPVGVFKTHANAPRVLLANSNLVPKWANWEHFSELDQKGLFMYGQMTAGSWIYIGTQGIVQGTYETFAEAGRKHFGGSLEGRWILTAGLGGMGGAQPLAATFAGAVSLNIECQQSSIDFRLRTRYVDKQARDIDHAFELIQQHTAAKEAVSIALLGNAAEILPELVRRAKAGGLQPDLVTDQTSAHDLVNGYLPAGWTVAQWRAAQQDVMQHEVLKKAAAKSCAAHVQAMLDFQHMGIPVVDYGNNIRQVAFDEGVKDAFDFPGFVPAYIRPLFCEGKGPFRWVALSGDPEDIRKTDAKIKELFPDNKHVHRWLDMAGERIAFQGLPARICWLGLGERHIAGLAFNEMVKNGELKAPIVIGRDHLDTGSVASPNRETEAMKDGTDAVSDWPLLNALLNTAGGATWVSLHHGGGVGMGYSQHSGMVIVADGTDAAAARLANVLVNDCGSGVMRHADAGYELAVETAKKQGLNLPMIK, via the coding sequence ATGAACGCCAACGACGCCATCATTGCCGCCACAGCTTCTTCCAGCACCGACCCCCGCCACGACCCTGCGCGCGTCATCCGTGCGCCCCGCGGCAACCAGCTCACCTGCAAGAGCTGGCTCACCGAGGCCGCCTACCGCATGATCCAGAACAACCTCGACCCCGAGGTGGCCGAGCGCCCGCAAGACCTGGTGGTGTACGGCGGCATTGGCCGTGCCGCGCGCAACTGGGAATGTTTTGACCAGATCCTCGCCTCGCTCAAGGAGCTGAACGACGACGAGACCCTGCTCATCCAGTCCGGCAAGCCCGTGGGCGTGTTCAAGACCCACGCCAACGCGCCGCGCGTGCTGCTGGCCAACTCCAACCTCGTGCCCAAGTGGGCCAACTGGGAACACTTCAGCGAGCTGGACCAGAAGGGCCTGTTCATGTACGGCCAGATGACCGCCGGCAGCTGGATCTACATCGGCACGCAAGGCATCGTGCAAGGCACGTACGAGACCTTTGCCGAGGCGGGCCGCAAGCACTTTGGCGGCTCGCTCGAAGGGCGCTGGATCTTGACCGCTGGCCTGGGCGGCATGGGTGGCGCGCAGCCGCTGGCCGCCACGTTTGCGGGCGCGGTATCGCTCAACATCGAATGCCAGCAAAGCAGCATCGACTTCCGCCTGCGCACGCGCTACGTGGACAAGCAGGCGCGCGACATCGACCATGCGTTCGAGCTGATCCAGCAGCACACGGCGGCCAAAGAGGCCGTGTCGATTGCGCTGCTGGGCAATGCCGCAGAGATCCTGCCCGAGCTGGTGCGCCGCGCCAAGGCCGGGGGTCTCCAACCCGATCTGGTGACCGACCAGACCTCGGCCCACGACCTTGTCAACGGCTATCTGCCCGCAGGCTGGACGGTAGCGCAGTGGCGCGCCGCGCAGCAGGATGTGATGCAGCACGAGGTTCTGAAGAAGGCCGCCGCCAAGTCGTGCGCCGCGCATGTGCAGGCCATGCTCGACTTCCAGCACATGGGCATACCGGTGGTGGACTACGGCAACAACATCCGCCAGGTGGCGTTTGACGAGGGCGTGAAGGACGCGTTCGACTTCCCCGGCTTTGTGCCCGCCTACATCCGCCCGCTGTTCTGCGAAGGCAAGGGCCCGTTCCGCTGGGTGGCTCTGTCGGGCGACCCGGAAGACATCCGCAAGACCGACGCCAAGATCAAGGAGCTGTTCCCCGACAACAAGCACGTGCACCGCTGGCTCGACATGGCGGGCGAGCGCATCGCCTTCCAGGGCCTGCCGGCGCGCATCTGCTGGCTGGGCCTGGGCGAGCGCCACATTGCGGGCCTGGCCTTCAACGAGATGGTGAAAAACGGCGAGCTCAAGGCCCCCATCGTCATCGGCCGCGACCACCTCGATACCGGGAGCGTGGCCAGCCCCAACCGCGAGACCGAAGCCATGAAGGACGGCACCGACGCCGTGAGCGACTGGCCGCTGCTCAATGCGCTGCTTAACACCGCAGGCGGCGCCACCTGGGTCAGCCTGCACCACGGCGGCGGCGTGGGCATGGGCTACTCGCAGCACTCGGGCATGGTCATCGTGGCCGATGGCACGGATGCGGCTGCAGCGCGGCTGGCGAACGTGCTGGTGAATGATTGCGGCAGCGGCGTGATGCGCCATGCCGATGCGGGTTACGAGCTGGCCGTCGAAACGGCGAAGAAGCAGGGGCTGAACCTGCCCATGATCAAGTGA
- the hutI gene encoding imidazolonepropionase, whose amino-acid sequence MAQTPPAPLAHPAPHGGAARPSADGVWINWVPAAGLVVQDVPVPAGEPMCAVVQDGRIAWVGPQLQLPLSFQTLHRWDARGAVATPGLVDCHTHLVYGGQRANEFAMRLAGATYEEVARAGGGIVSSVKATRASTEDELFAQAAPRLQALLDEGVCAIEIKSGYGLALEHERKQLRVARRLGEAFGVTVRTTFLGAHALPPEYAGRSQDYTDLVCHEMLPALAAESLVDAVDVFCERIAFTLAETEQVFQAAQRLGIPVKLHAEQLSDMGGAALAARYGALSCDHIEHLSADGIAAMKAAGTVAVLLPGAYYTLRDTHLPPIAQLREAGVPMAVSTDHNPGTSPALSMLLMANMACTLFRLTVPEALAGITTHAARALGLQDTHGLIAAGRPANFVLWPVAEAAELAYWLGHKPACTIVRQGRLVANGLGVAIAREPHGA is encoded by the coding sequence ATGGCGCAGACGCCACCGGCGCCCCTGGCGCACCCAGCCCCGCACGGCGGGGCCGCGCGCCCCAGCGCCGACGGGGTGTGGATCAACTGGGTGCCCGCAGCCGGGCTGGTGGTTCAAGACGTGCCGGTTCCCGCGGGAGAGCCCATGTGCGCCGTCGTGCAGGACGGACGCATTGCGTGGGTCGGGCCGCAATTGCAGTTACCCCTGTCGTTCCAGACCTTGCACCGCTGGGACGCGCGGGGCGCTGTGGCGACTCCGGGCCTGGTGGACTGCCACACGCACCTGGTCTATGGCGGGCAGCGCGCCAACGAATTTGCGATGCGCCTGGCGGGCGCCACGTATGAGGAGGTGGCCAGGGCGGGCGGCGGCATCGTGTCATCGGTCAAGGCCACGCGGGCTTCCACCGAGGATGAACTCTTCGCCCAGGCTGCGCCTCGCCTGCAGGCCTTGCTGGACGAGGGCGTGTGCGCCATCGAGATCAAGTCGGGCTATGGCCTGGCCCTGGAGCACGAACGCAAGCAACTGCGCGTGGCCCGCCGTCTGGGCGAGGCGTTCGGCGTGACGGTGCGCACCACGTTCCTGGGTGCGCATGCGCTGCCGCCTGAGTACGCAGGCCGCAGCCAGGACTACACCGACCTTGTCTGCCACGAGATGCTGCCTGCGCTGGCCGCCGAAAGCCTGGTGGATGCGGTGGACGTGTTCTGCGAACGCATCGCCTTCACGCTGGCTGAAACCGAGCAGGTGTTCCAGGCGGCGCAGCGTCTGGGCATCCCCGTCAAGCTGCACGCCGAGCAGCTGTCAGACATGGGCGGCGCGGCGCTGGCCGCGCGCTACGGAGCGCTGTCGTGCGACCACATCGAGCACCTGTCGGCCGACGGCATTGCCGCCATGAAGGCTGCAGGCACGGTGGCTGTGTTGCTGCCGGGCGCCTACTACACGCTGCGCGATACGCACCTGCCGCCCATCGCGCAGCTGCGCGAAGCGGGTGTGCCCATGGCCGTGTCTACCGACCACAACCCCGGCACATCCCCCGCACTCAGCATGCTGCTGATGGCCAACATGGCCTGCACGCTGTTCCGGCTGACGGTGCCCGAGGCGCTGGCAGGCATCACCACCCACGCTGCCAGGGCGCTGGGCCTGCAGGACACCCACGGCCTCATCGCTGCGGGCCGGCCTGCCAATTTTGTGCTGTGGCCAGTGGCCGAGGCAGCCGAGCTGGCGTACTGGCTGGGCCACAAGCCTGCCTGCACCATCGTGCGCCAGGGCCGGCTGGTGGCGAACGGGCTGGGTGTGGCCATTGCAAGGGAACCGCATGGCGCATGA
- a CDS encoding HutD/Ves family protein — MNFFDLATTPSTPWKNGGGSTQELACWPPGADMNRFEWRVSLATVDRPGPFSVFPGIDRQIMLLGGDGLHLRSPAWEHRLEPRWQPFSFSGDDAVDGAMLGGTSKDFNLMLRRGVWRGALNVVSEAQGPVAGEAGLAMVLEGEWLWSVPGAAPQRLCAGQGVWWAEGSTALGVQLAPAATGTQAAAARAVWIALDRAADANFA; from the coding sequence ATGAACTTCTTCGATCTTGCAACGACCCCCAGTACCCCGTGGAAAAACGGCGGCGGCAGCACCCAGGAGCTGGCCTGCTGGCCCCCGGGTGCCGACATGAACCGCTTTGAATGGCGGGTGAGCCTGGCCACGGTCGACCGGCCCGGGCCGTTTTCGGTGTTCCCGGGTATCGACCGCCAGATCATGCTGCTGGGTGGCGATGGCCTGCACCTGCGCAGCCCCGCGTGGGAACACCGGCTGGAACCGCGGTGGCAGCCGTTTTCCTTCTCGGGCGACGACGCGGTGGATGGCGCCATGCTGGGTGGCACCTCCAAAGACTTCAACCTCATGCTGCGCCGCGGCGTATGGCGCGGCGCGCTGAACGTGGTGAGCGAGGCACAGGGGCCGGTTGCTGGCGAGGCCGGGTTGGCGATGGTGCTGGAGGGTGAGTGGCTGTGGTCCGTGCCTGGCGCAGCGCCGCAGCGGCTGTGTGCAGGACAGGGGGTCTGGTGGGCCGAAGGGAGCACCGCGTTGGGCGTGCAACTCGCACCCGCCGCGACCGGCACGCAGGCAGCGGCCGCACGGGCGGTGTGGATTGCGCTCGACCGTGCTGCGGACGCAAATTTTGCTTGA
- the hutG gene encoding N-formylglutamate deformylase, translating into MTDTSPPPFVFHQGTEPLLVSMPHAGTYVPPALAARFTPEARQVPDTDWHMERLYAFAKQMGASILVATHSRYVVDLNRPPDGASLYPGQSVTGLCPVDTFDDTPIYTAGDVPDESEIATRRDAVWAPYHAQLRAELDRMRALHGVAVLWDAHSIRSVLPRFFDGKLPDLNLGTANGASCAPGLAQALLGIAESAPGYTAVLNGRFKGGYITRHYGQPGQGVHAVQLEMTQCSYLQEALPFAYLPDVAARVQPHLQRMLAAALAFARGAGVKAG; encoded by the coding sequence ATGACCGATACCTCGCCTCCACCCTTTGTTTTTCACCAGGGCACCGAGCCGCTGCTCGTGTCCATGCCGCACGCCGGAACCTACGTGCCACCGGCGCTCGCTGCGCGTTTCACGCCCGAGGCGCGCCAGGTGCCCGACACCGACTGGCACATGGAACGCCTGTATGCGTTTGCCAAACAGATGGGTGCGTCCATCCTCGTGGCCACACATTCGCGCTACGTGGTCGACCTGAACCGCCCGCCGGATGGCGCGAGCCTTTACCCCGGCCAGAGCGTCACCGGCCTGTGCCCTGTCGACACGTTCGATGACACCCCCATCTACACAGCAGGCGATGTGCCAGACGAGTCCGAGATCGCTACCCGGCGCGACGCCGTGTGGGCGCCGTACCACGCGCAACTGCGCGCCGAGCTTGACCGCATGCGTGCCCTGCACGGCGTGGCGGTGCTCTGGGATGCGCACTCGATCCGATCGGTACTGCCGCGATTTTTTGACGGCAAGCTCCCCGACCTGAACCTGGGCACGGCCAACGGTGCGAGCTGCGCGCCCGGTCTGGCGCAGGCGCTGTTGGGCATTGCAGAGTCCGCGCCGGGCTACACGGCGGTGCTCAACGGCAGGTTCAAGGGCGGCTACATCACCCGCCATTACGGCCAGCCAGGGCAGGGCGTGCACGCGGTGCAGCTCGAGATGACGCAGTGCAGCTACCTGCAGGAGGCTTTGCCGTTTGCCTACCTGCCCGACGTCGCAGCCCGCGTGCAGCCGCATCTGCAGAGGATGCTGGCGGCAGCGTTGGCATTCGCCCGCGGTGCTGGAGTTAAAGCGGGTTGA
- the hutH gene encoding histidine ammonia-lyase, translating into MTPDSTASLTLHPGHVTLAELRRIHAAPVQLMLDPSARAGMLQSQATVQRIVDEDSVVYGINTGFGKLASTKIAHERLAELQRNLVLSHSVGTGEALADGVVRLILATKAISLARGHSGIRPEIVDALLAMANASVLPVIPAKGSVGASGDLAPLAHLACVLIGEGYAKVNGAVVSGAEAMRSIGLQPFVLGPKEGLALLNGTQVSTSLALAGLFGAENVFAAALVAGCLSLEAIKGSVKPFDARIHEARGQAGQIAVAAAVRALLDGSAIDTSHPHCGRVQDPYSIRCVPQVMGACLDNLHHAARVLTIEANAASDNPLVFDNGDVISGGNFHAEPVAFVADIIALAVAEIGAISERRLSLLLDPGLSGLPAFLIRDSGVNSGFMIAQVTAAALAAENQCLANPSSVTSLPTSANQEDHVSMATYGARRLGDMVRNAAVMVGIEAMAAAQGMEFDRGLKSSPLIEDQFAGIRERVAYLEQDRYLAPDIEAMRAWAQQPAWPAALTQCLPSYA; encoded by the coding sequence ATGACACCCGATTCCACCGCTTCCCTGACCCTGCATCCCGGCCATGTCACGCTGGCCGAGTTGCGGCGCATCCATGCCGCCCCCGTGCAGCTGATGCTGGACCCATCGGCCCGCGCGGGCATGCTGCAGTCGCAGGCCACGGTACAGCGCATCGTGGACGAAGACTCGGTGGTCTACGGCATCAACACCGGTTTTGGCAAGCTGGCCAGCACCAAGATTGCGCATGAGCGTCTGGCGGAGCTGCAGCGCAACCTGGTGCTTTCGCACAGCGTGGGTACCGGGGAGGCCCTGGCCGATGGCGTGGTGCGCCTCATCCTGGCGACCAAGGCCATCAGCCTGGCGCGCGGTCACTCGGGCATCCGCCCCGAGATCGTGGATGCGCTGCTGGCCATGGCCAACGCCAGCGTGCTGCCGGTGATACCTGCCAAGGGCTCGGTGGGCGCGTCGGGCGACCTGGCGCCGCTGGCGCACCTGGCCTGCGTGCTGATCGGCGAGGGGTACGCCAAGGTGAACGGCGCCGTGGTGTCGGGCGCAGAAGCCATGCGGTCCATAGGCCTGCAGCCCTTCGTGCTGGGCCCCAAGGAGGGGCTCGCGCTGCTCAACGGCACGCAGGTGTCCACCTCGCTGGCGCTGGCGGGGCTGTTTGGGGCCGAAAACGTGTTCGCCGCCGCGCTGGTGGCGGGTTGCCTGTCGCTCGAAGCCATCAAGGGCTCGGTCAAGCCGTTTGACGCGCGCATCCACGAAGCGCGTGGCCAGGCCGGGCAGATCGCCGTGGCCGCTGCCGTGCGCGCGCTGCTCGATGGCAGCGCCATCGACACCTCGCACCCCCACTGTGGCCGGGTGCAGGACCCGTACTCCATCCGCTGCGTGCCGCAGGTGATGGGGGCGTGCCTGGACAACCTGCACCACGCCGCGCGCGTGCTGACCATCGAGGCCAATGCGGCGTCCGACAACCCCCTGGTGTTCGACAACGGCGACGTGATCTCCGGCGGTAACTTCCACGCCGAGCCCGTGGCCTTCGTGGCCGACATCATTGCGCTGGCCGTGGCGGAGATCGGTGCGATTTCTGAACGCCGACTGTCGCTGTTGCTGGACCCGGGCCTCTCGGGTCTGCCCGCGTTCCTGATCCGCGACAGCGGCGTGAACTCCGGCTTCATGATCGCGCAGGTCACTGCCGCAGCCCTTGCCGCTGAAAACCAGTGTCTGGCCAACCCCAGCAGCGTGACCAGCCTGCCCACATCGGCCAACCAGGAAGACCACGTGTCGATGGCCACCTATGGCGCACGCCGCCTGGGTGACATGGTGCGCAATGCGGCGGTGATGGTCGGCATTGAGGCCATGGCCGCCGCACAGGGTATGGAATTTGACCGTGGCCTCAAGAGTTCGCCACTCATCGAAGACCAGTTCGCAGGCATCCGCGAGCGCGTGGCCTACCTGGAGCAGGACCGCTACCTTGCCCCCGACATCGAAGCCATGCGCGCATGGGCCCAGCAGCCTGCCTGGCCTGCAGCACTCACGCAGTGCCTGCCCAGCTACGCCTGA